One window of the Perca flavescens isolate YP-PL-M2 chromosome 16, PFLA_1.0, whole genome shotgun sequence genome contains the following:
- the LOC114571370 gene encoding proteinase-activated receptor 2-like, with protein MAPQTRWFHLFLLLCCVRSFQCMTTIETYGITGNETAEGVWLNTQVSQVLTSRLTTVFIPIVYIIVFAVGLPTNAMAIWVFLFRTKKRHPSSIYMANLALADLLFVIWIPLKIAYHFNGNNWIYGEGLCKVLVAFFYGNMYCSISFITCISVQRYWAVVHPLSHQQKDKRVAVAVSVTVWVVVWLLTIPLYLYEQEVRVPNLDIQTCHDVTMPSQKEIAAGCFLTMGIVGFVAPTVVCIISYVLMLKSLRNSMADPDIAKRRRKAVVLIITVLVMFLVCFTPSNIMLLVHYVLLLVGANNNLYGFYITTLCLASLNSCFDPFVYYFISKDFRDHVKNTFLCRSERTVERMRVSFSALKFSKKSNTYTSDSGNTRSTEC; from the exons ATGGCTCCGCAGACGCGATGGTTTCACCTGTTCCTCCTTTTGTGCTGCGTGCGGAGCTTCCAGTGTATGACAACGATAG AGACATATGGTATCACTGGTAACGAGACAGCCGAAGGGGTGTGGCTCAACACCCAAGTCAGTCAAGTGTTGACCAGCCGTCTAACAACCGTCTTCATCCCAATCGTTTACATCATCGTGTTTGCTGTGGGACTGCCCACCAACGCCATGGCAATCTGGGTGTTCCTGTTCAGGACCAAGAAAAGACACCCGTCGTCCATCTACATGGCCAACCTGGCTCTGGCTGACCTGCTGTTTGTCATCTGGATCCCCTTAAAGATAGCGTACCACTTCAACGGCAACAACTGGATCTACGGGGAGGGCTTGTGCAAAGTGCTGGTGGCGTTTTTCTACGGCAACATGTACTGCTCCATCTCCTTCATCACCTGTATAAGTGTTCAGCGTTACTGGGCCGTGGTCCACCCGCTGTCCCATCAGCAGAAAGACAAGCGTGTAGCTGTCGCCGTCTCCGTCACGGTCTGGGTGGTGGTCTGGCTCCTCACCATCCCGCTCTACCTGTATGAACAAGAGGTCCGGGTCCCGAACCTCGACATCCAAACCTGCCACGATGTCACCATGCCCAGTCAGAAGGAAATAGCTGCGGGCTGCTTCCTGACAATGGGAATTGTGGGATTTGTTGCGCCCACCGTCGTGTGCATCATATCCTACGTCCTCATGCTCAAGTCTCTCAGGAACAGCATGGCGGACCCCGACATCGCCAAGAGGCGACGAAAAGCCGTGGTCCTGATCATCACCGTGCTGGTGATGTTTTTGGTGTGCTTCACCCCCAGTAATATCATGCTGCTGGTGCACTACGTCCTCCTGTTGGTTGGGGCCAACAACAACCTGTACGGATTTTATATCACCACCCTGTGTTTGGCGAGTCTCAACAGCTGCTTCGACCCCTTTGTTTACTACTTCATCTCCAaggacttcagggaccatgtgAAGAACACGTTCCTGTGCAGGAGTGAGAGGACAGTGGAGAGGATGAGGGTCTCCTTCAGCGCTCTCAAGTTCTCCAAGAAGAGCAACACGTATACGTCTGATTCAGGGAACACTCGGAGCACTGAGTGCTAG
- the LOC114571025 gene encoding proteinase-activated receptor 2: MAPQTRWFHLFLLLCCVRSFQCMTTIENRGLTGTEKAEGVWLNAQVSQVLTSRLTTVFIPIVYIIVFVVGLPTNAMAIWVFLFRTKKRHPSSIYMANLALADLLFVIWIPLKIAYHFNGNNWIYGEGLCKVLVAFFYGNMYCSISFITCISVQRYWAVVHPLSHQQKDNRVAVAVSVTVWVVVWLLTIPLYLYEQEVRVPNLDIQTCHDVTRPSQKEIAAGYFLTMGIVGFVVPTVVCIISYVLMLKSLRNSMADPDIAKRRRKAVVLIITVLVMFLVCFTPSNIMLLVHYVLLLVGANNNLYGFYITTLCLASLNSCFDPFVYYFISEDFRDHVKNTFLCRSERTVERMRVSFSALKFSKKSNTYTSDSGNTRSTEC; this comes from the exons GTGCTGCGTGCGGAGCTTCCAGTGTATGACAACGATAG AGAACAGAGGCCTCACTGGTACAGAGAAAGCCGAAGGGGTGTGGCTCAACGCCCAAGTCAGTCAAGTGTTGACCAGCCGTCTAACAACCGTCTTCATCCCAATCGTCTACATCATCGTGTTTGTTGTGGGACTGCCCACCAACGCCATGGCAATCTGGGTGTTCCTCTTCAGGACCAAGAAAAGACACCCGTCGTCCATCTACATGGCCAACCTGGCTCTGGCTGACCTGCTGTTTGTCATCTGGATCCCCTTAAAGATAGCGTACCACTTCAACGGCAACAACTGGATCTACGGGGAGGGCTTGTGCAAAGTGCTGGTGGCGTTTTTCTACGGCAACATGTACTGCTCCATCTCCTTCATCACCTGTATAAGTGTTCAGCGTTACTGGGCCGTGGTCCACCCGCTGTCCCATCAGCAGAAAGACAACCGTGTAGCTGTCGCCGTCTCCGTCACGGTCTGGGTGGTGGTCTGGCTCCTCACCATCCCGCTCTACCTGTATGAACAAGAGGTCCGGGTCCCGAACCTCGACATCCAAACCTGCCACGATGTCACCAGGCCCAGTCAGAAGGAAATAGCTGCGGGCTACTTCCTGACAATGGGAATTGTGGGATTTGTTGTGCCCACCGTCGTGTGCATCATATCCTACGTCCTCATGCTCAAGTCTCTCAGGAACAGCATGGCGGACCCCGACATCGCCAAGAGGCGACGAAAAGCCGTGGTCCTGATCATCACCGTGCTGGTGATGTTTTTGGTGTGCTTCACCCCCAGTAATATCATGCTGCTGGTGCACTACGTCCTCCTGTTGGTTGGGGCCAACAACAACCTGTACGGATTTTATATCACCACCCTGTGTTTGGCGAGTCTCAACAGCTGCTTCGACCCCTTTGTTTACTACTTCATCTCCGaggacttcagggaccatgtgAAGAACACGTTCCTGTGCAGGAGTGAGAGGACAGTGGAGAGGATGAGGGTCTCCTTCAGCGCTCTCAAGTTCTCCAAGAAGAGCAACACGTATACGTCTGATTCAGGGAACACTCGGAGCACTGAGTGCTAG